A region from the Lolium perenne isolate Kyuss_39 chromosome 4, Kyuss_2.0, whole genome shotgun sequence genome encodes:
- the LOC127346633 gene encoding uncharacterized protein, whose product MPPHRRSSSGYNGARARPNGSFYAEIRSGKERIGLSTFETAHETARAYDVVAWRLGRPRRLMNFSDVWTRQQAEDLAPAPQAVTQEARQRQRELGQRFLVTERDKRLRLEWAGRFLEDVAAEVAFFAEK is encoded by the coding sequence ATGCCTCCCCACCGCCGCTCGAGCTCCGGCTACAACGGTGCGCGCGCGCGTCCGAACGGGTCGTTCTACGCGGAGATCCGGAGCGGCAAGGAGCGCATCGGGCTCAGCACGTTTGAGACGGCGCACGAGACGGCGCGCGCGTACGACGTGGTGGCCTGGCGCCTCGGCCGTCCTAGGCGCTTGATGAACTTCTCGGATGTTTGGACGCGGCAGCAGGCGGAAGACCTCGCACCGGCGCCGCAGGCTGTCACGCAGGAGGCGAGGCAGCGGCAGCGCGAGCTCGGGCAACGCTTCCTCGTCACCGAGCGGGACAAGCGACTACGCCTCGAGTGGGCGGGGCGCTTCCTGGAGGACGTGGCCGCGGAGGTCGCCTTCTTCGCCGAGAAGTAA